Part of the Anopheles coluzzii chromosome 3, AcolN3, whole genome shotgun sequence genome is shown below.
GCAAGAATTAGAAACATAGAAACGAGCGCGAGTGCAATTTTTAGTAAGAATTCAACGATGGAACAGCCGATCGAACCCGATGTAGAGGTTACCTTTACAATGCCTAGCTTTAATTTATCCACCGATCCGACGGCCGAAGCGGATGCAAAGCAACCACAACCAACATCGATTCCTGCAACGACAAACGCAACGATTCCAGCAACCGGTGGTGGCAACGCAAATGTCGCAGTACCTGCCACTCCAAAGCGAAGAGGCAGCGCAGTGAAAGAGCACACATCCGATTCTAAATTACAGAAACTAGAAGAGAAGGCCACCAAGGCTCAGGAGGCCTATGAGAAGGAAGAGAAGCTGCGCAAGGAGCTGGAGGCCCTCAACAGCAAGCTGCTGGCTGAGAAGACCGCTCTCTTGGACTCGCTGTCCGGTGAGAAGGGTGCCCTCCAGGAATACCAGGAGAAGGCCGCCAAGCTGACCGCCCAGAAGAACGACCTGGAGAACCAGCTGCGCGTAAGTATCCCGTGTTATGGTGGAAGTGCTTACAACTATAGGGCGATCTTTGCAAAGATCGTCTTTGTGTCGTTCGCCCGCCCGCCAGCGGATGCTGCGTTTGCTCACTATACTTACTATTACTGTGTTGTTTCGTGCGCGGTTCTATCGTTCTACAGGACACCCAGGAGCGCCTGGCCCAGGAAGAGGATGCCCGCAACCAGCTCTTCCAGACCAAGAAGAAGTTGGAGCAGGAAATCGGCAGCCAGAAGAAGGATGCTGAGGACCTGGAACTGCAGATCCAGAAGATTGAGCAGGACAAGGCCTCGAAGGATCACCAGATCCGCAACTTGAATGATGAGATCGCCCACCAGGATGAGCTCATCAACAAGCTGAACAAGGAGAAGAAGATGCAGGGTGAGGTCAACCAGAAGACCGCCGAAGAGCTGCAGGCCGCCGAAGACAAGGTGAACCACCTGAACAAGGTGAAGGCCAAGCTGGAGCAGACTCTGGATGAGCTGGAGGACTCGCTTGAGCGCGAGAAGAAGCTGCGCGGTGACGTCGAGAAGGCTAAGCGCAAGGTTGAGGGTGACCTCAAGCTGACCCAGGAGGCTGTTGCCGATCTGGAGCGCAACAAGAAGGAGCTGGAGCAGACCGTCCTGCGCAAGGATAAGGAGATCTCCGCCCTGTCTGCCAAGCTGGAAGACGAGCAGTCGCTGGTTGgcaagctgcagaagcagatCAAGGAACTGCAGGCTCGCATTGAGGAGCTCGAGGAGGAAGTCGAGGCCGAGCGTCAGGCCCGCGCCAAGGCTGAGAAGCAGCGTGCTGATCTGGCCCGCGAGCTCGAGGAGCTGGGCGAGCGTCTGGAGGAGGCTGGCGGTGCCACCTCGGCCCAGATTGAGCTGAACAAGAAGCGTGAGGCTGAGCTGGCTAAGCTGCGCCGCGATCTGGAGGAAGCCAACATCCAGCATGAGGGCACTCTGGCTAACCTGCGCAAGAAGCACAACGATGCCGTCGCTGAGATGGCCGAGCAGGTCGATCAGCTGAACAAACTGAAGACCAAGTGAGTATCGCGTAATGCCCCATCCTTCATAGGGTCTTGTGGGGCCCTGTTTACCTTTCTTTCGCAGGTCTGGTTGCAAGTGCCCTAACGACGCCACAAAGGGATTGCTGTTTGGTTGGAATGCGCGAAACGGTTGATCTAAACTGCatatttctttctcttttctttctcgCAATCTATATCTGCTCttgccaaacaaacaaaaaatctcttGCTTCTCGTACGCTCGTGGGGTGATATTTGCGGgaaatatgaaaacaaaacgcaataCTAACCAGGGCTGAACATGACCGCGCTAACATGTACAATGAGCTGAACAACACTCGTACTGCCTGCGATCAGCTGTCCCGCGAAAAGGTAACGTATCGGACACAGCCATGGAAAGGCATCTGCTCTTTCATACCACCGACGACCGCGTGCCCATGGGTGTACAACATGAATTACACTACAacaagggaaaacaaaaagccgAAGGAATCGACTAGCTTTCCTTTTCACCTCCTTCCCTATATTACATATCCAACCAAAGCAAAATTCAACCAACGAAGCAATTGAACCGATCCACAAACAGAGTACCAGACACGGACAGCAACACAACGGCAACAGAAGTGGCGATTGTGGCACATAACATAGAATGTGCTAAAGATGATCTTCATCTGCCTAGCAAACGTTGACAATTTCTATCAAAATCGAATATGTTTCATTTACAAACGAATGGTCCAACACAGAAATCATATATTCTCTTTCTGTTCACAATACTTATTCTCCTCAGAGCTGAGAAAGAGCGTACTCAATACTTTGCTGAGTTGAACGATGCCCGCATCGGTTGCGATCAGCTTTCCAATGAAAAGGTATACAGAGGCCATTAGCAATATTCAGCGTTCTTGTGCTCTTTCCGCTGCTGAATACTACTGATCTTACTAAAGAGTTGAATTTCATAGCTCTCTAAAACTTTCTACCAGAATCATTTTTAACCGTTTTGCTTCTTAAAATCTATAAGCAATTTACTACAACCCAATGCGCAGGCTAAAACACTACTGCAAACGATGTCTTTATTGACTTGCCGAATTACGCTGTAAATATATTTCGCCTTCTTTTCGAATGTATCGCCGTAAGCTCTACTCTGAGTAATCTTCTAAATTGAAATATTGGCTGCCTCTTCAACAATTTACTCTACTGCCAAATTCATTCATactaacacacatacacacaaacattcacTTTCTATCATTACTACTGTGTATATGACAAATTCCATTTCTACTTCAGTAAATTTACACACTTATATTTCCTTTAAAATTTCACTAGCCATACCAATTCACATAACCATCTTGTTGATACACTCACTCGGCTATACGCATCCTCTGTACAGAGCCAGATGTTTGACTACTGCGTACAGCGCAGCATGTGCCACTTGCTAACCCGTTTCTTTGATCGTGATGTACACAGGCCGCCCAGGAGAAGATCGccaagcagctgcagcacacTCTGAACGAAGTACAAAGCAAGTTGGACGAAACCAACCGCACTCTGAACGATTTCGATGCCTCCAAGAAGAAGCTGTCGATCGAGAACTCCGATCTGCTGCGCCAGCTGGAGGACGCCGAGTCGCAGGTGTCGCAGCTGAGCAAGATCAAGATCTCGCTCACTCAGCAGCTCGAGGATACCAAGCGTCTTGCCGACGAGGAGGCTCGCGAGCGCGCCACCCTGCTGGGCAAGTTCCGCAACCTGGAGCACGACCTGGACAACCTGCGCGAGCAGGTTGAGGAGGAGGCTGAGGGCAAGGGAGACATCCAGCGCCAGCTCAGCAAGGCCAACGCTGAGGCTCAGCTGTGGCGCAGCAAGTACGAGTCGGAGGGCGTTGCCCGTGCCGAGGAGCTCGAGGAGGCCAAGCGTAAGCTGCAGGCCCGCCTTGCCGAGGCTGAGGAGACCATCGAGTCGCTGAACCAGAAGTGCATTGCACTGGAGAAGACCAAGCAGCGCCTGGCCACCGAGGTCGAGGATCTGCAGCTCGAGGTTGACCGTGCCTCGTCGATTGCCAACGCTGctgagaagaagcagaaggcGTTCGACAAGATCATTGGAGAATGGAAGCTGAAGGTCGACGATCTGGCCGCCGAGCTGGATGCCTCGCAGAAGGAGTGCCGCAACTACTCGACCGAGCTGTTCCGTCTGAAGGGTGCCTACGAGGAGGGCCAGGAGCAGCTTGAAGCCGTCCGCCGTGAGAACAAGAACTTGGCCGATGAGGTCAAGGATCTGCTGGACCAGATCGGTGAGGGTGGCCGCAACATCCACGAGATCGAGAAGTCGCGCAAGCGCCTGGAGGCCGAGAAGGACGAGCTGCAGGCCGCCCTCGAGGAGGCTGAAGCCGCCCTGGAGCAGGAGGAGAACAAGGTTCTGCGTGCTCAGCTTGAACTGTCTCAGGTCCGTCAAGAAATTGACCGCCGCATCCAGGAGAAGGAAGAAGAGTTCGAGAACACTCGCAAGAACCACCAGCGCGCCCTGGACTCGATGCAGGCTTCCCTGGAGGCCGAAGCCAAGGGCAAGGCCGAGGCTCTGCGTATGAAGAAGAAGCTGGAAGCCGACATCAACGAGCTGGAGATTGCTCTGGATCACGCCAACAAGGtaagcaaacgaacgaacagcATCCCCATCCGGTGCCAGCAGCACCATCTGAAACAAAACTAACCCGATAATCCACTCGTTTCATACGCAGGCTAACGCTGAGGCCCAGAAGAACATCAAGcgctaccagcagcagctgaaggaCGTCCAGAGCGCCCTGGAGGAGGAACAGCGCGCCCGCGACGATGCCCGCGAGCAGCTGGGTATCTCGGAGCGCCGTGCCAACGCTCTCCAGAACGAACTGGAGGAGTCGCGCACCCTGTTGGAGCAGGCCGACCGTGGCCGTCGCCAGGCCGAGCAGGAGCTCAGCGATGCTCACGAGCAGCTGAACGAAGTGTCCGCCCAGAACGCTTCGATCGCCGCCGCCAAGAGGAAGCTCGAGTCTGAGCTGCAGACCCTGCACTCCGACCTGGATGAGCTGCTGAACGAGGCCAAGAACTCCGAGGAGAAGGCCAAGAAGGCTATGGTTGATGCCGCTCGTCTGGCTGATGAGCTGCGCGCCGAGCAGGACCATGCCCAGACCCAGGAGAAGCTGCGCAAGGCGCTTGAGCAGCAGATCAAGGAGCTGCAGGTCCGCCTGGATGAGGCCGAATCGAACGCCCTGAAGGGAGGCAAGAAGGCTATCCAGAAGCTGGAGCAGCGCGTCCGCGAGCTCGAGTCGGAGCTGGACAGCGAACAGAGACGACATGCCGATGCCCAGAAGAACCTGCGCAAGTCGGAGCGTCGCATCAAGGAGCTGACCTTCCAGTCGGAGGAAGACCGCAAGAACCACGAGCGCATGCAGGATCTGGTTGACAAGCTGCAGCAGAAGATCAAGACTTACAAGAGGCAGATTGAGGAAGCCGAGGAGATCGCCGCCCTCAACTTGGCCAAGTTCCGTAAGGCCCAGCAGGAGCTGGAGGAAGCCGAGGAGCGTGCCGACATTGCCGAACAAGCTGCCACCAAATTCCGCACCAAGGGAGGACGTGCCGGTTCCGTACAGCGTGGTGCTAGCCCAGCAGTAAGTACCATGTAAACAAGGGCTGGTCCCAGCCCCCTCTCGCCTCAGTCAGCATGCCATCAACCTTTTTCGCAGTGCTTTTCAACCCAATGTTCTATCTGAGTACTTTTGAATCATCCACGCCATTTTTAACCGCTCGTGCTGCACAGGCAGCCGAGCGCGCAACGCGAACCCTTTGCtagaggaaaaaagaaaagaaaggttAGCCATCTGAATTCACTCATTTGCGCGGTTTGGCCAATTTTTATTACTAGTGGGCACCAGAGAGGGGCCATTCAGAATAAAGTCGAGTCGCGAATTTGTTAAGAAacgaaatagaaaataattgaGCGGATTACGGCTTCGTGCAGAGGATCCGACCTAGCTTAGCTTCTCTCTCCTCAGCTGAACCCTTAAGAAGATaaagaaaacagaacaaaaaacagaaacaacagcaacatcagcgTAAAATCCTTTCACACCTCGGTGAAAAACTTTATTCGAGAAGAATAAAATCGAATGATGCGAATGATATAATGATAACTTAGCTGCAATTTTCATCACCCTAGTTCGCTTTCCGTTGTGGGTTTTCTacagttttgtttgctacATAGCTATATCATCTCAACCGCAACGAATCTTTTCTTACTACTTACCCACTCTTTTGTatcttgtttatttattttttttatatctacCTTTGTATTTGCTATCGAATCtaccttttgtttttgttttatatccTACTGTTACCGCGAAGATGCTTCTCTCTTCATCCATTAAACCGAATGCAATCAGAATTACCAAATACAGTTGTACTGGAAGTCTGctaaaacgaaacgaaaccaataattcttcctttctttgtaTCAATCCAGCCGTCGGTGGTCAGAGCGTAAAGCGTGTCCGCTGACTCCCAAGCAGTTGTGTTTGATTGAGAGTATGTGTATGCGAACCGTTTTTACGACCAAAGAAATCCCAAAAGAATCCCGAAGCCTTCCTAGCAACCCCCCTCTCTACTGATACGATTGCGATTATTCCTTCGactcttcgtcttcttctgcCTTCACTTCTAcgtcttattcttcttctcgcCACCGAGCTGCAACTGCACTTCTGCAAAGAGCAAACTTTATGATacgactgtgtgtgtatgtgtgtatccAAAACGAAACTAGAACCCAAAATCCCACCATTGCAAAGTATCCGCCACCTACCATAGCGTTCGGCTTGATCAGGCCAACCAGTAAGTGCTCTTTAGCTCTCCGCAAGCCACCGATAATGGGGTTTTGCATGAGcaagtttattattttctgtttctttttttgtgttacaaTAACATATTTACCAAACATTTCCAATTGTTTCAATTGTTCCCCGTTATTGTACCCTATTTCCGTACCTACTCCAACAATCTGTAAAGGATGTCTTATACTCCTTCTCTCTCTgtattcctttttgtttctgctAATCTACTGATATTTTACCAAAACGACTAAATGTCTCCAACCAATGAAGCACCCATTAACCGAGAGCATTGTGTAGTATTATTAGCCTCATTGTCTCATTAGTGTACTATTTGTAATCGACCCGATTTAATCACATCACACCGAACAGCCCTGTACAACTCGATCATCCGCCAAACGAGCCCCTCTCATCTCACGATCGAACATACGAACGAACCCTTGAACAAGCTGGCGATGCGCAATGGGAGTTCCACCTCATTTTACTACCTACCTTTCTTCAGAAATCAGAATCGTCAATTTCTTTCACTCGATAGCACACATTatgcacagtgtgtaaaccaTTTGAGCATGGTTTCATTTCTCATGCATTTCTGGGAAGCTGTTCCCTTGGAACGACGCACAGCCATCTCATGGCATACTCACATCACATTTCATTcggtgagagtgtgtgtgtgcaatgtgttgtttttaccATTTTCTCTAACTGTCAGCTGTCGTAGAAGTTTCTTATCCCCCCATTAGCTGCCGGTGCAAAAGCCGGCTCCAAGCTACCCTACCCCCGCCACTCACTTCCTTCGCACAGCTTACCAAAAGCAATACTGACTCTGGGGTACGACCCCTGCcgtttctcttctctttttgcAGCCCCAGAGACAGCCGTCTGCCATGCCTGCTCTTGCAGGACTGAACCTTCCCACATTCGACGATCACGGTTTCTAAATTCGTTCAGCACACAACACCAACCCCCAAACAGCAACAGAACAACAGCGCAGTACACCACCTTCAGCAGCACAGGGAGTCACACCATCCAACCCTGTGTGCATCTGTTAACACTTTAGTGTCGTAACCCCGCACCAGCAAAACAAGTGTCCGCTAATCCTTTCTGTGAGTCGAGGTGTGTCCGTTCTAATGATCAGCTCCTTCTCCACGCATATCAACCCGGGGCAGCGGCACAGCGCACAAATTCGCCCTTCCCGTCAGTGACCCGCCGCCGGAAGTCGTTCGAAGCCGTTAACTATCGAAtacaaaacatgaaaaaagaGACACGTAACAACATCAACATAAAATGTACCGCGCCGGTACACAGGGAGCTAAGGAATGGGGCACGAaacatcaccagcagcaacatcgGTGCCGCGTTCGGTAAGCCAGAAAAGTAGGTAGCGGATGGAGAACGGAAAGTACTTTCGGACCACCTGTCATCCACCCGCGTCCGGACAGAggaaggaaaagggaaaagaatcAAATCTTACAGCAGCGTCGCAAATGGAAAGCTaactaaaaaaagaaaaaagagacacacaacacacgagcACGAGCAAAAAATACAAAGTTTAGGACATCTACTATCAATGGAAACACGTACGTTTGATTGGACAAACGGTTTTACGTTAAAGCTAATACGTCAGCCCTTTAAACTAGAACGCTAAAACagatttgttcttttttggcaCTTTCCCCTTCCTTCTTGGCTGTTGCTTTCCGCTTTTCTGCACCTGCACCTACTTTTCACCCCGGCACCCGGACGCATTCCTGACCCCATTGCCGGCGCGCCATCGAAATCGACAACCGAAATTCATCTCCATCACGAATCAGTGCGGTTACGGCCGCGGTTCGGTGAAATGAAGCGCCGGGCTGCACGCCCGTGTTCGAAGTGTGTCGGTCGGAAGACGATCTATTGAAACGAATGCGATCACCCTGAAAATCAACAGCGACCACGTGAGGCCCACATGAAGAAAAGCCAACAGCGACACGTGGAGTTCCCTGAACCCTCCAtatgcaaaagaagaaaacacaaaagcaTAAAGAGCGAAAATCAATCCCACtcggaagaagatgaagaacaaaaacaaaaagaaaacattcacgctaagcaaaagcaacaacaacaacggctttgcacaattgaattgaaaaacaaTCCGTTTTATATATCCGCTGTACTGCGAGTTGGTGACGACGAAGGTGGTGTGGGACATTTGAACCAAAGAGATCGATACTAAGAAGAACCCAAGGAAAACcatgaaaaactaaacaaacggAATACTTAGACATTAATGAACATCAAAACAGAAATGATAATGATTTGCAAATAGTGTTTATACAGAGTTTTTACTTCAAACCTATCCCATATTTGCTTTTGTACACCACCAACCAACGTTCAGTTTTAAATTATCCGTCGAACAAAGTTTCATTTACTATCTCCAGTTCCCTTTTCCCCAATTGCCACAGACACAACAGTCAACTCCACCCTTCGTTCTTCGAGTATGGTTTTGTacgttgtttaattttttgtatcCGTGGCAAACAGTTTTCGctctgaatgttttttttaattatattttttataacaaaagtaatacaaaatgtatttatttttataatttaaaaagatGAGAGAAGGTAATAATAACGAAATAAGATACTTCTATTCGAAAATGAATGCAACTGTGTGATTGGTTTCGGGTTCGGGAGCGATCGGGGAAAatctgggggggggggggggtgggggggtgtTTAACCATGATATCACAAGCACTTATTAGCATTATGTTGTGGAAAGAAACATTATAAAGGCTGCAGTAAATAGACGAAGCTTAATAAAAGCAACAAGGGTTAGAATATGATCGAAGCTGCAACTTTTTCGCCATATTTTTCACGCGCGCGCTCCATCCTTCGTAGGTTGAGTGTACCAAGTGCTGCTTACACGTTGGGAAATCAGCAACATTAAGATTACGATAATGTGAGGCGCGATCACTTACTCGTTTGACGCGCAAGCTTCTACAAAGTTGGGTGACATCGATTCCCAACCAGACCGACGTTCAGTTACAAAGAATGGCTATCCGGTTATGAAATAGTAGTAAGTGTTCCTGTGTAGAGAAGTATAACCACACATATCGTAACGccatagaagaaaaagaatgtCAAGatcaatgttttatttgtgtatAATTATACACATACTTATCTTAGgatattgtttaatttttgaattgtttgtttCTCGTTCTTTAGATAACAGTGATCCGTGTGAACGTTTCTAAAAAGTTGAATGCTTACAGGAGTTTCATCCCTGATTCATCCCGATAACAATGAGCAGTTTAGGCAGGAGAATGATAGATcggagcgagagcgagagcgactCGAGAGCATTAGATAAACGAAAGTGAGCGAAGACGGGCGTTTATTGGAAATGAACGAATAAAGTACcgttatattattattcttattattattcttattcttattattagtattattattatagttattattattattattattattattattattattattattattatgatgatgattattattattattattattattattattattattattattttattattattattattattattttattattattattattattattattattattattattattattattattattattattattattattattattattattattattattataattattattattattattattattattattattattattattattattattcttgttattattattattattattattattattattattattattattattattattattattattattattattattattattattattattattattattattattattattattattattattattattattattattattattattattattattattattattattattattattattattattattattattgttattattattattattattattattattcttgttattattattattattattattattattattattattattattattattattattattattattattattattattattattattattattattattattattattattattattattattattattattattattattattattattattattattattattattattattattattattattattattattattattattattgttattattattattattattattattattattattattattattattattattattattattattattattattattattattattactattattattattattattattattattattattattattattattattattattattattattatcgcAGCTGATGGATCTGAGAAACACAAAGTGCCTGAATGCCAATGATACCTACCCCTCCTATTTTTCGTGGCAGGGTTACTCTCTCGACGGATGCTTTTAGGTGACGCGagagattattattattattatcaatattattactattattaacATTTTACTGAAGTTTTTTGAGCTGAAGATTCAGTAATCCTTGCAGTAAAAGAAATGTTAACTGAATCATTCGGTAATGTTCGGGGCTCTCCAAAATGACTGCTCGTTTACTAAAATTACAATAAAGCCTTTCGcatattactgatttttcagtagtTGGTAGCTATTAAAAAGCGATGGAATATTGCTTTAAAATTAAGTTTTTATTAATGCAAAGATATTGCCAGTCCCTCAGTTCATATTCATCAATGTTTTACGTTATTTGatacagtttttatactgttTTTTGCCATAACATTTGATGATGGCTCAGTAATCGCTCACAGACATCACGAAATTTTAGCAACCACAGTTAATTGTGGCAAAGATGTTAAACACCAACACGACCGCAAATACTTTAAAATTAGTTCTGCAAGTCGAAATATCACCTTATTTTTATCGGGATGACTGTAACCATCTAccaaattaaattttgatcATCATGCGCAAGAGGACACCGCGTTACTTTGTTTTGATGTCGATTTGACATAatgaattgctgcattttcagtaatttgttttgttgatattCAGTGAAACGACCAATTTGACACtgattttactgattttcagttaaattttcattactgaaatgcattcagtaAATTGTGTTACTGCAAATAagtaaaaacatgacattTTTGCTGAAAAccagtaaaatattctattactgTATcgtttcagcaaaaaaaaactttgctgaagcaggatgagaaaatttgccGTGTAAGAATGGGAAtggatttatgaaaaaaattgtGCGTTAAAAGGGATATTTAAAGAGCTTTACAGACAATACTTTcaacataataaaataatgaacatGTTCAATTATACATTTACTAATTTATATTGGTTTCTTTTAATTGATCAAcagtgaaatgtttcattgtAAGTTATCACTTTATTTTACACTCTTCAATGGGATATTCTAGTCACCCGTATTTCCCGTAGCAAATAATAAGCAGCAAAATTAATAAAGTCGTTTTGGGACTAAAAACATTACAGCTATGAATCATTCCGCATATGCATAGTTTACGACCTTTCCTTTGGTGTAACCCAAGTTAATAGTATAATGATGAAGCAATGCGCATTCTTATTCCTCTCTGCATTGTTTGCTGTCTCTTTTAAAAACAACTTTGCTGTTCATTCAAAAGCTGTTTCAATGCACAGTAGTACAGTAACGCTTTACGATCGCTGGGTTCAGCACTATATACTATGCACGCTGATCATGTTTAGTCTTTCCCCTATTAGCCATCATTTCTGGCTGATATTGTTTGGGCTGCACACGAGCTAGTTGTAAATTTTGTGCAATATACTGCGAAAACCACGAACTGAGCCGTTTGCCCGCACCAAACTCTTCACACGTAGCCAGAAACACATCATTCAGCTGTGGCAAGATCGCATGATCGAGTGTCGGAAAGAGATGATGCAAATAGTGATCACCGAAGGTGGTTAACACTTTCAACAACGATCCCTCCACACCTCTTCGCTCTACAATTGTGGCCATCTGGTAAAgtccaaaatccatgtcattactaccgaaaagaaaagaaagagataatAGGTTTAATATGATTCGATAGTGAAATTAACATAGAAATCTGTGTAGGAAAACGTACGGAAATAAATCACCGGAATGCAGTGCTTTCGGATGATGATGGCCAGCGCTCAGTCCAATAAGCCCAAAGAAGAAGCTGGCCATCAACACCACAAACAGCCACAGTTGGAAAATTACACCGATGCGTTCCGGATTGGTAGCGTACATAAAGGCGGGCAGCAGGAAAGGAATTAGATCGTCCAGATGAAACCGGTTCTTCCCTTGGCTGAAGCTATCCATCAACCGCTTGAGGTACTCGCTCAGAAAGATCGAGCCGTATATAAACGGCCCATAGAACCAGGAACCGTACCGCTGGAAGCTGTTCTTAAGATCCGCCCACGGTAGATAGCACAGGAAGGGCTCGAACGACGAAATTTCCATATCGAGCACTGAATTCGGGAACAGGTGGTGAGAAATGGCGTGCGATACACGCCACTCCCTGAAAGAGTTCAAAACAACGAGAGATACAGTAAAAATAACTATATAACACAATTTTACCTGACGCACAACTTACCGATAGCTAAGAAACGCAATGTTAAACGCGTACATGCGCCAGTTATCTCGCTGGTGTAGAAAATTGTGCGCCGCAATTACGGTTGCGTTTACGCAGATGGCACAAACTATTCCAATGGCGAAACTTTCTAGCCTGACGGCTAGGTAGGCGGTCAGCATCACGCACACTATCAGTCCATCCACTATCTGGCGCGAGCGTTCCTTTGGCGCGGGATTCACGCGGCCCAACTGTTCCCTGATACGCTGCTTGAGGGTTCGATAGAATCCATGCTCGTGAAACGTTAGCCTACAGTTGCGTGGTTG
Proteins encoded:
- the LOC120956570 gene encoding myosin heavy chain, muscle isoform X17 — its product is MPKPPVQVGEDPDPTEFLFVSLEQKRIDQSKPYDSKKACWVPEEKEGYVLGEIKATKGELVTVALPGGETKDFKKDLVSQVNPPKYEKCEDMSNLTYLNDASVLHNLRQRYYAKLIYTYSGLFCVVINPYKRYPLYTNRCAKMYRGKRRNEVPPHLFAVSDGAYVNMLTNHENQSMLITGESGAGKTENTKKVIAYFATIGASGKKDENAEKKGSLEDQVVQTNPVLEAFGNAKTVRNDNSSRFGKFIRIHFTGSGKLAGADIETYLLEKARVISQQTLERSYHIFYQIMSGSVKGLKEMCFLSNDIYDYNSVSQGKITIPNVDDGEECLLTDEAFNVLGFTQEEKDNIYRITSAVMHMGRMQFKQKGREEQAEADGTEDGDRVAKLLGVGTDDLYKNLLKPRIKVGNEFVTKGQNKDQVTNSVGALCKGIFDRLFKWLVKKCNETLDTKQKRAQFIGVLDIAGFEIFDFNGFEQLCINFTNEKLQQFFNHHMFVLEQEEYQREGIEWTFIDFGMDLQQCIELIEKPMGILSILEEESMFPKATDQTFAEKLMTNHLGKSAPFMKPRPPKPGIPAGHFAIGHYAGVVSYNITGWLEKNKDPLNDTVVDQFKKGSNALMVEIFADHPGQSADPAAAKGGRGKKGAGFATVSSSYKEQLNNLMTTLKSTQPHFVRCIIPNEMKTAGVVDAHLVMHQLTCNGVLEGIRICRKGFPNRMMYPDFKLRYMILNPKGVEAEKDLKKCAQVIMDAAGLDSELYRLGNTKVFFRAGVLGQMEEFRDERLSKIMSWMQAWCRGYLSRKEFKKMQEQRVSLEIVQRNLRKYLKLRTWAWWKLWQKVKPLLNVSRVEDQIAKLEEKATKAQEAYEKEEKLRKELEALNSKLLAEKTALLDSLSGEKGALQEYQEKAAKLTAQKNDLENQLRDTQERLAQEEDARNQLFQTKKKLEQEIGSQKKDAEDLELQIQKIEQDKASKDHQIRNLNDEIAHQDELINKLNKEKKMQGEVNQKTAEELQAAEDKVNHLNKVKAKLEQTLDELEDSLEREKKLRGDVEKAKRKVEGDLKLTQEAVADLERNKKELEQTVLRKDKEISALSAKLEDEQSLVGKLQKQIKELQARIEELEEEVEAERQARAKAEKQRADLARELEELGERLEEAGGATSAQIELNKKREAELAKLRRDLEEANIQHEGTLANLRKKHNDAVAEMAEQVDQLNKLKTKAEHDRANMYNELNNTRTACDQLSREKAAQEKIAKQLQHTLNEVQSKLDETNRTLNDFDASKKKLSIENSDLLRQLEDAESQVSQLSKIKISLTQQLEDTKRLADEEARERATLLGKFRNLEHDLDNLREQVEEEAEGKGDIQRQLSKANAEAQLWRSKYESEGVARAEELEEAKRKLQARLAEAEETIESLNQKCIALEKTKQRLATEVEDLQLEVDRASSIANAAEKKQKAFDKIIGEWKLKVDDLAAELDASQKECRNYSTELFRLKGAYEEGQEQLEAVRRENKNLADEVKDLLDQIGEGGRNIHEIEKSRKRLEAEKDELQAALEEAEAALEQEENKVLRAQLELSQVRQEIDRRIQEKEEEFENTRKNHQRALDSMQASLEAEAKGKAEALRMKKKLEADINELEIALDHANKANAEAQKNIKRYQQQLKDVQSALEEEQRARDDAREQLGISERRANALQNELEESRTLLEQADRGRRQAEQELSDAHEQLNEVSAQNASIAAAKRKLESELQTLHSDLDELLNEAKNSEEKAKKAMVDAARLADELRAEQDHAQTQEKLRKALEQQIKELQVRLDEAESNALKGGKKAIQKLEQRVRELESELDSEQRRHADAQKNLRKSERRIKELTFQSEEDRKNHERMQDLVDKLQQKIKTYKRQIEEAEEIAALNLAKFRKAQQELEEAEERADIAEQAATKFRTKGGRAGSVQRGASPAPQRQPSAMPALAGLNLPTFDDHGF